One genomic segment of Musa acuminata AAA Group cultivar baxijiao chromosome BXJ3-3, Cavendish_Baxijiao_AAA, whole genome shotgun sequence includes these proteins:
- the LOC103978243 gene encoding NDR1/HIN1-like protein 6 codes for MAERHRIHPAVDVEALLPSSSHAPSKPLQTQAAEKTDHQPPPPPPPKKRRSCCCRCLCWTVLTVVILVVIIGAIVGILYLAFDPKLPKYSVDRLAISNFTVDDNMTVSATFNLTVTTTNPNKKIGIYYRGGSHLSAWYTNTSLCSGTFPVFYQGHKNTTVLNLLLSGETQLGSGLLQELQQQQQTGTIPLVFRGNVPVKVKLGSLKLPKVTFKVKCDIIVNSLSSSNTISLKSSRCKFRLKL; via the coding sequence ATGGCTGAGCGCCACCGAATCCACCCGGCGGTGGACGTCGAAGCTCTGTTGCCCTCTTCGTCGCACGCTCCCAGTAAACCTCTGCAGACCCAGGCGGCCGAGAAGACCGACCAtcagccaccgccgccgccgccgccgaagaAGCGGAGGAGCTGCTGCTGCCGGTGCCTGTGCTGGACCGTCCTCACCGTCGTCATCCTCGTCGTCATCATCGGCGCCATCGTCGGCATTCTGTACCTGGCCTTCGACCCGAAGCTCCCCAAGTACTCCGTCGACCGCCTCGCCATCTCCAACTTCACCGTCGACGACAACATGACCGTGAGCGCCACGTTCAACTTGACGGTCACCACCACGAACCCCAACAAGAAGATCGGCATCTACTACCGGGGCGGGAGCCACCTGAGCGCCTGGTACACCAACACCAGCCTTTGCTCCGGCACCTTCCCGGTGTTCTACCAGGGCCACAAAAACACCACGGTGCTCAACCTGCTGCTCAGCGGCGAGACGCAGCTGGGGAGCGGGCTGCTGCAGgaactgcagcagcagcagcagacggGGACGATACCGCTGGTGTTTCGGGGGAATGTGCCGGTGAAGGTGAAGCTGGGGAGCTTGAAGCTGCCCAAGGTGACGTTCAAGGTCAAGTGCGACATCATCGTGAACAGTCTGAGCAGCAGCAACACCATCAGCCTGAAATCGAGCAGATGCAAGTTTAGGTTGAAGCTTTGA
- the LOC135633379 gene encoding GEM-like protein 4 yields MKIPNSNQVAGIPFKSLQTVSESRRLCLHSTSSRCSRYKQKKLDLVIDWMSKFSKKADGYAKSIRDHVNLGTNFSETLKGKFSLGTKILKAGGVECVFRKKFCVEKGEKLLKAFQCYLSTTAGPIAGLLFVSNKKLAFHSDRSLRLISPKGNVTRVPYKVLIPVNRVKSVSPSESYDKPNQKFIQIVTVDGFEFWFMGFLSYQRCFKCLRRAMSESQVGVLQLTHSIEV; encoded by the exons ATGAAGATCCCAAACAGCAATCAAGTGGCAGGAATTCCATTCAAGTCCCTTCAAACTGTTTCTGAATCCAGAAGATTGTGTCTTCATTCTACCTCCTCTAGGTGCTCCCGGTACAAACAAA AAAAACTGGATTTGGTGATTGATTGGATGAGCAAGTTCAGCAAAAAAGCAGACGGCTACGCAAAAAGCATTCGGGATCATG TGAACTTAGGCACAAACTTCTCGGAAACTTTGAAGGGAAAGTTCAGCCTAGGCACGAAGATTCTTAAAGCCGGAGGTGTTGAGTGTGTCTTCAGGAAAAAATTCTGTGTCGAAAAAGGAGAGAAGCTGCTGAAGGCTTTCCAGTGCTATTTGTCAACCACAGCTGGTCCCATTGCGGGGCTGCTCTTTGTTTCCAATAAAAAGCTTGCATTCCACAGTGACAGATCTCTCAGACtcatctctccaaaaggaaacgTAACCAGAGTCCCTTACAAG GTTTTGATCCCAGTAAATAGGGTTAAAAGTGTCAGTCCAAGTGAGAGCTATGACAAGCCTAACCAAAAATTCATTCAGATTGTTACAGTGGATGGATTTGAGTTTTGGTTTATGGGCTTCCTCAGTTACCAGAGATGTTTCAAGTGTTTAAGACGAGCCATGTCAGAATCCCAAGTTGGAGTTTTGCAGTTGACTCATTCGATCGAAGTCTGA